A single genomic interval of Cucumis sativus cultivar 9930 chromosome 7, Cucumber_9930_V3, whole genome shotgun sequence harbors:
- the LOC101212626 gene encoding cysteine-rich and transmembrane domain-containing protein WIH2 translates to MSQYRNQEISMGYPAPPPSYAAGEQAKEGKSGPYVAAPPPVGYPVRDGPQYPHQTNFDAQTQSRGDGFWKGCCAALCCCWVLDCIF, encoded by the exons ATGAGCCAATATCGCAACCAAGAAATTAGCA TGGGTTATCCGGCACCACCACCGTCGTATGCGGCGGGGGAGCAAGCGAAAGAGGGGAAGTCGGGGCCTTATGTTGCAGCCCCGCCTCCGGTTGGATATCCGGTGAGGGACGGGCCACAGTACCCTCACCAAACTAATTTTGACGCTCAAACTCAATCTAGAGGAGATGGGTTCTGGAAAGGATG CTGTGCTGCATTGTGTTGCTGCTGGGTATTGGATTGTATCTTTTGA
- the LOC101212862 gene encoding probable BOI-related E3 ubiquitin-protein ligase 3 has protein sequence MAVEARHLNLFHPQLIGGNRELVNLIEGDANMYNSTGMGYGGVPLVSGTTSTAETLLPAYNSVIVDSSVSPKTAAVSAAMKSDSGLTYNYTLPLPRKRARECMNINPFASYPSAPTSKSCGSFSFLGEDISLQIHQQQLDIDRLISQHLEKVRSEVEERRKRQARRIIEAIEVGVMKKLKSKEEEIEKMGKLNWALEERVKSLCIENQLWRDMAQTNEAAVNALRNNLEQVLCQVNEDRTHVGGGGIEDPTTALVDDAQSSCGSNEGEGEERGGWRVVKAKTVKRNSNNGGGGEDTGSRKSRMCRNCGKEESSVLLLPCRHLCLCTVCGSSVHTCPICKSTKNASVHVNMS, from the exons ATGGCTGTTGAAGCTCGACATCTCAATCTCTTCCATCCTCAACTAATAGGAGGAAACAG AGAATTGGTGAATCTGATTGAAGGAGATGCAAATATGTATAATAGTACTGGAATGGGCTATGGTGGTGTGCCATTAGTATCTGGAACAACCAGTACAGCAGAGACTCTTCTTCCGGCTTACAATTCCGTCATCGTGGATTCCTCTGTTTCTCCTAAAACTGCAGCGGTCTCTGCAGCAATGAAATCCGATAGCGGTTTAACCTATAACTACACCCTCCCTCTCCCAAGAAAGCGCGCAAGAGAATGTATGAATATCAACCCATTCGCCTCCTATCCCTCTGCCCCAACTTCCAAGTCTTGCGGATCTTTCTCCTTTCTTGGAGAAGATATCTCCCTCCAGATCCACCAACAACAACTCGACATCGACCGTTTGATTTCTCAACAC TTGGAGAAGGTGAGATCGGAAGTCGAAGAGAGACGGAAGAGGCAAGCGAGGAGGATAATCGAAGCAATAGAAGTGGGTgtgatgaagaaattaaaatcaaaagaggaagagatCGAAAAGATGGGGAAATTAAACTGGGCATTAGAGGAAAGAGTGAAGTCATTATGTATAGAGAATCAACTATGGCGTGATATGGCACAAACGAACGAGGCAGCTGTGAATGCATTAAGAAACAACTTAGAACAAGTGTTATGCCAAGTGAACGAAGATCGAACCCACGTGGGTGGCGGGGGAATCGAGGATCCAACGACGGCATTGGTGGACGATGCACAATCAAGCTGCGGAAGCAacgaaggagaaggagaagaaagaggagGGTGGCGCGTGGTGAAAGCAAAAACAGTGAAAAGGAATAGCAACAATGGCGGTGGTGGTGAAGATACGGGGAGCAGGAAGAGCAGAATGTGCAGAAACTGCGGGAAAGAGGAATCAAGTGTGCTGCTATTGCCGTGCAGGCATCTGTGTCTATGTACTGTTTGTGGGTCATCAGTGCACACATGCCCCATTTGTAAATCAACCAAAAACGCTAGTGTACATGTAAACATGTCCTAG